In the genome of Ctenopharyngodon idella isolate HZGC_01 chromosome 19, HZGC01, whole genome shotgun sequence, one region contains:
- the srsf4 gene encoding serine/arginine-rich splicing factor 4 isoform X2, producing MRTAFPIKPGGEDTNGFRRCNRYGRGGGDRYGPPTRTDYRLIVENLSSRCSWQDLKDYMRQAGEVTYADTNKGRKNEGVIEFRQYSDMKRALEKLDGTEVNGRKIRLIEDRPGARRRRSYSRSASRSRSRSRRSRRSRSHSRTSSRSRPSGSRSRSRSTSKKTKGRSSRMEESSNGARRGGESARDNSLSCSPQNKKSKRENKRGRSYSRSRSRSKSGNNRDLSRESGSKSQEATKSSDEGRVAERVHRSRAHSRSRSQTPPDADRRRESRSRSKSRSHSRSKSYSRSRSHSRSRS from the exons ATGAGGACCGCTTTTCCCATTAAGCCGGGTGGTGAGGATACCAATGGGTTTAGGAGAT GTAATCGTTATGGGCGTGGAGGAGGGGACAGGTACGGCCCACCTACACGCACGGATTACAGGCTGATTGTGGAAAATCTGTCTAGTCGCTGCAGCTGGCAGGACCTGAAG GACTACATGCGTCAGGCTGGTGAGGTAACTTATGCAGACACTAATAAGGGCCGCAAGAATGAGGGGGTCATAGAGTTCAGGCAGTACTCAGACATGAAAAGAGCCCTGGAGAAACTTGACGGCACTGAGGTCAATGGAAGGAAAATTCGTCTCATTGAGGACCGACCTGGTGCCAGACGCAGACGCTCCTATTCTCGCAGCGCCTCCAG GTCTCGCTCCAGGAGCAGGAGGTCTCGCAGGAGCCGAAGCCACAGTCGAACCAGTAGCCGCTCAAG ACCCTCAGGCTCACGATCACGCAGCAGGTCAACCAGCAAGAAGACGAAGGGCAGGAGCAGTAGGATGGAGGAGAGCAGTAATGGAGCTCGCAGAGGAGGTGAAAGCGCAAGGGATAATAGCTTGAGCTGCAGCCCCCAAAACAAAAAGAGTAAACGGGAGAACAAGAGGGGTCGCTCCTATTCTCGATCCAGATCTCGGTCCAAATCGGGCAACAACAGGGATCTCTCCAGGGAGTCTGGGTCCAAATCTCAGGAGGCAACCAAGAGCAGTGATGAAGGCAGAGTGGCTGAACGGGTGCACCGTTCTAGAGCTCATTCTCGATCCAGATCACAAACGCCACCAGATGCTGATCGGCGCAGGGAATCTAGATCCAGATCCAAATCTCGCTCACATTCACGCTCAAAATCGTATTCCCGATCTCGATCCCACTCAAGGTCTCGTTCCTAA
- the srsf4 gene encoding serine/arginine-rich splicing factor 4 isoform X1, producing the protein MLSYCTGKMSRVYVGKLSYRAREKDVERFFKGYGKILEVDLKNGYGFVEFDDPRDADDAVYDLNGKDLCGKRVIVEHTIGQRRDGGNRSGRSNRYGRGGGDRYGPPTRTDYRLIVENLSSRCSWQDLKDYMRQAGEVTYADTNKGRKNEGVIEFRQYSDMKRALEKLDGTEVNGRKIRLIEDRPGARRRRSYSRSASRSRSRSRRSRRSRSHSRTSSRSRPSGSRSRSRSTSKKTKGRSSRMEESSNGARRGGESARDNSLSCSPQNKKSKRENKRGRSYSRSRSRSKSGNNRDLSRESGSKSQEATKSSDEGRVAERVHRSRAHSRSRSQTPPDADRRRESRSRSKSRSHSRSKSYSRSRSHSRSRS; encoded by the exons ATGCTGAGCTACTGCACCGGGAAAATGTCTCGAGTTTACGTTGGAAAGTTGAGCTATCGCGCCAGAGAGAAAGATGTAGAAAGGTTTTTTAAAGGTTATGGGAAGATACTGGAAGTGGACCTGAAAAATGG ATATGGCTTTGTAGAGTTTGATGACCCCCGTGATGCAGATGATGCTGTGTACGATTTGAACGGCAAAGATCTTTGTGGGAAGAGAGTGATAGTGGAGCATACCATAGGACAGCGCCGTGATGGAGGAAACCGATCTGGAAGAA GTAATCGTTATGGGCGTGGAGGAGGGGACAGGTACGGCCCACCTACACGCACGGATTACAGGCTGATTGTGGAAAATCTGTCTAGTCGCTGCAGCTGGCAGGACCTGAAG GACTACATGCGTCAGGCTGGTGAGGTAACTTATGCAGACACTAATAAGGGCCGCAAGAATGAGGGGGTCATAGAGTTCAGGCAGTACTCAGACATGAAAAGAGCCCTGGAGAAACTTGACGGCACTGAGGTCAATGGAAGGAAAATTCGTCTCATTGAGGACCGACCTGGTGCCAGACGCAGACGCTCCTATTCTCGCAGCGCCTCCAG GTCTCGCTCCAGGAGCAGGAGGTCTCGCAGGAGCCGAAGCCACAGTCGAACCAGTAGCCGCTCAAG ACCCTCAGGCTCACGATCACGCAGCAGGTCAACCAGCAAGAAGACGAAGGGCAGGAGCAGTAGGATGGAGGAGAGCAGTAATGGAGCTCGCAGAGGAGGTGAAAGCGCAAGGGATAATAGCTTGAGCTGCAGCCCCCAAAACAAAAAGAGTAAACGGGAGAACAAGAGGGGTCGCTCCTATTCTCGATCCAGATCTCGGTCCAAATCGGGCAACAACAGGGATCTCTCCAGGGAGTCTGGGTCCAAATCTCAGGAGGCAACCAAGAGCAGTGATGAAGGCAGAGTGGCTGAACGGGTGCACCGTTCTAGAGCTCATTCTCGATCCAGATCACAAACGCCACCAGATGCTGATCGGCGCAGGGAATCTAGATCCAGATCCAAATCTCGCTCACATTCACGCTCAAAATCGTATTCCCGATCTCGATCCCACTCAAGGTCTCGTTCCTAA
- the tmem200b gene encoding transmembrane protein 200A — translation MRTQKSHGRTSGTPSRQRLPRFSLHSRRKKECVIQGKLRIRSMPGAFLVLGVVVVVVGTALAVAGYWPYRPRSSVDTEEGSSGTASGWGLGSKGQFSAASLVHSERMKLLGPVIMGVGLFILICANTVLYENRDRETQMLLAQMRSVICSVSAAMPSADLLQVNSLARHYQWVSSLPAAHLNILCLHEMSSSEPLLQVKSMDEEDSIQQQDTVHTEVLHHQDSSSSPSIHSSNSCNNSKEMFCTEVQGATSALDLRQESHFGLSNCMTASSMSTLGGEDCEIFSIPPRRSYSMSHRTKPHILPRDLVHLEDKSVSSMGHDGLLPRQSSSEVCVNMVGVGITTLDLIPVEEQRHRSWPRLDLGSARRYLKLENKEDSVDKLLDQLEQQCLQMNKSYGSGPFQ, via the coding sequence ATGAGGACTCAGAAGTCCCACGGCCGGACGTCAGGCACACCTTCCCGCCAACGCCTGCCACGTTTCAGTCTACACTCCAGGAGAAAGAAGGAATGTGTAATCCAGGGAAAGCTGCGTATCCGTTCTATGCCGGGTGCCTTTCTGGTGCTTGGGGTGGTGGTGGTTGTTGTTGGCACTGCACTTGCCGTGGCGGGCTACTGGCCATATAGGCCTCGATCATCAGTGGACACAGAGGAAGGATCCTCTGGAACCGCATCAGGATGGGGATTAGGGTCCAAAGGACAGTTTTCTGCAGCAAGTCTGGTTCATAGCGAAAGGATGAAACTTCTAGGACCTGTCATAATGGGAGTGGGACTTTTCATACTTATTTGTGCCAATACGGTACTCTATGAGAATCGGGACAGGGAAACTCAAATGCTTCTGGCTCAGATGCGGAGCGTCATTTGCTCTGTTTCTGCAGCCATGCCTTCGGCTGACCTCTTGCAGGTGAACTCTCTTGCCAGGCACTACCAGTGGGTCAGCAGTTTACCTGCAGCCCATCTGAACATCCTCTGCCTGCATGAAATGTCCAGTTCGGAGCCTTTACTCCAAGTGAAGAGCATGGATGAGGAGGACAGTATTCAGCAGCAAGACACAGTGCACACTGAGGTTCTTCATCATCAGGACTCTTCCTCTTCCCCCTCTATTCACTCCTCCAACTCTTGCAACAACAGCAAAGAGATGTTTTGCACAGAGGTACAGGGGGCCACCTCTGCACTGGATCTACGGCAAGAAAGTCACTTTGGTCTCAGCAACTGTATGACTGCATCCTCTATGTCCACACTAGGTGGGGAGGACTGTGAGATCTTCTCCATCCCACCCAGACGCTCCTACAGCATGAGCCACAGGACTAAACCACATATACTGCCCAGGGATCTGGTTCATCTAGAGGACAAGTCTGTGTCATCTATGGGTCACGATGGACTGCTTCCAAGACAATCCAGCTCAGAGGTGTGTGTGAACATGGTTGGAGTTGGCATTACAACCCTTGACCTTATACCTGTGGAAGAGCAGAGGCACCGCAGCTGGCCTCGGCTAGACCTCGGAAGCGCCAGGAGGTATCTCAAGCTGGAGAACAAAGAGGACTCTGTGGACAAGTTACTGGACCAGCTTGAGCAGCAATGCTTACAAATGAACAAAAGCTATGGCTCAGGTCCCTTCCAATGA